Genomic segment of Pseudomonas iranensis:
GGCGAGTTGACGATTTTCAGCAGCGCGCCGGACAGGCCGGGATCCTGGGAGATCAGCTTGGCGATCACCTCCAGGTCCGGGTCGGGCATGTACTGCTCCATTTGCAGATCCACCATGATCTGCGGTTGCGCCGGCACACTGATGCCTTGCAGCGATTGTTGAATCTGTTCGGTGGTCAGCTCTTGGGACATAAGTACACACTCCGGGGCAGGCGGCGATTCTAACCGCTGAAACCGCAGGGCGACACACCGATGGGCACATCGCCGGAACTTTCATCTGTGCCCAGGCTTCGGAATCTGTAGGGCGCATCGGACCTCAACGGTTCGCTGCGAAGGCAAAATCTCCACAGACTCAGGAGCTTACCGATGGCAACTTCCCTCAATGGCAAACGCGTCGCTATTTTGGTTACCGATGGTTTCGAACAGGTCGAAATGACCGGCCCCAAGGATGCCTTGGAGCAGGCCGGCGTGCAGGTCGATATCCTCTCGGCCGAGGCCGGCACCGTCAAAGGCTGGAACCATGACAAACCGGCCGACGACTTCCCCGTCACCAACACTTTCCAAGCTGTGAGCGTCGATCAATACGATGCCGTGCTGCTGCCGGGCGGTGTGCAGAATTCCGACACCATCCGTATCGACCAGGATGCTCAGCATCTGGTCAAGACTGCCGCTTCGGCGGGCAAGCCGATTGCCGTGATCTGCCACGGCAGCTGGTTGCTGATCTCGGCGGGACTGGTCAATGGCAAAACCATGACCAGCTACAAAACGGTCAAGGACGATCTGGTCAATGCAGGGGTCAACTGGGTCGACCAGGAAGTGGTCAAGGACGGCAACCTGATCAGCAGCCGCCAGCCGGATGATGTGCCAGCGTTCAGTCAGGCCCTGATCGACGCACTGGCTGCATAAGAGCTGAAATCGCTTTCGCGAGCAGGCTCGCTCCCACAGGTGAATGCATTCCAAGTGTGGGAGCGAGCCTGCTCGCGAAGGGGCCAT
This window contains:
- a CDS encoding type 1 glutamine amidotransferase domain-containing protein — protein: MATSLNGKRVAILVTDGFEQVEMTGPKDALEQAGVQVDILSAEAGTVKGWNHDKPADDFPVTNTFQAVSVDQYDAVLLPGGVQNSDTIRIDQDAQHLVKTAASAGKPIAVICHGSWLLISAGLVNGKTMTSYKTVKDDLVNAGVNWVDQEVVKDGNLISSRQPDDVPAFSQALIDALAA